ACCTGCTTAAACAGGTAGTCCCGCCATGCACGTTTAGCGGCGATAAAAACACATGGCACGTTAAAGATCTTAACAATGATGGAAAACAGGATTTGATATTTTCCGCACCATGTGGTTCGGTTTCAGGAGAAACCACCATTTATATCAATCGCAATGATTCCATCGAACCGGCTTTCAATGCATATGGCCAAGTGACACAAGTATTTCCTGATGCTGAAATGTCATTGGTATGCATATACAGACCCGCCTGCTGTTGTGCGTATTTTTCTGAATTTGAATTTGTCGTTATCAGCCGGAACGGGGCCATCATGTCAAAGACACTCTCCTATCATCAAGACACCCGGTTAAGTTTTGGAGATAACAGCAGATTGGAATTAATGTCGGGTATTATAAGGTCCTCTCCCACGGAAAACAACGAAATCCAGATTGATCCGTGTACATCAGAAGAGTTGATTGGAAACCAGGTCGTAACCATCACTGATCAAAAAGTGGTTATATTGAATACAGAAGGCAGCTGGCATTTGGTAATGTATCAAGTGAACAATAATTATGTTATTATTGGCTGGATAAAAAAATAGAATTCCGCACATTTCGTTTCAATCATTAAAAAACTCCGCGTTTACCATTATGAAAATCAACATTAAAGGAAAGATCTGGCGGATCACATTTGCCTTTCTTATCGGATTTGCCGTGCTGTTTGTATTCCGTCTGATATACGGCTATACCAGTAAATTCAAGGAAAGAGATCACGAATACTTCGGGTCATTCTTTGACGATGGCATGACCAAAAGAAATTACGCCAGTTCAAAATACGGATACACCAAGAGCCATGTTGAAGTGGCAGGAGACGTGGCTGTCGCAACCGAGGGTGGCGCCACCCATTACGACATCGACCAGAAATATGAGAAAACATCGGAGGTCAAAGCCAAGTCGGAGAATTTTGGAAAGGACAAAAAAACGATCCTGGATACCATCAAACAATACAATGCAATCATCCAGTATGAGAACAATGCTGGCAGCAAAGGCAACCGCGAGTGGCATGTATCCATCGGTGTTCAACCGGATAAGTTCGATGCCTTTGATCACTTCATCAGAAAGATAGGGATGGTTCGCTCTGCAGAAGTGACCAAGGTGGACAAGACCAATGAATTCAACAAACTGAATGCAAAAAAGGTATCCCTGGAAAAGATCCGCACCAGTCTGCTGGAACTCACGGGCAGACAAGGTCAGATCGATGAGTTCATCAATCTGCAAAACCGCATCCTGGAAATTGAGTCGCAACTGCAGGACCTGGGCGTACAGTTGGGCGATTTTGATGAAGAGAATGAATTCTGCACAGTCCGTTACTCCCTGATAGAAGGCCGTCCACCGGTCCCTATCAGTTTTATGCACCGACTGAAAGTGGCATTCGAGTGGACCGTCAAGTTCTATCTTCAGTTCATACTCATCGTTGTCCTGTGTACCTTCTCTGCATTCTTTATCCTGCTTATCTTTGACAAGCTGAAGATCCTATCAAATGTCATCAAAAAGCTAA
This sequence is a window from Flavobacteriales bacterium. Protein-coding genes within it:
- a CDS encoding FG-GAP repeat protein — translated: MRHLISLLLLIPYLGFSQTTGDHTLDKKVLTDTIAIELDSSGFYLLKQVVPPCTFSGDKNTWHVKDLNNDGKQDLIFSAPCGSVSGETTIYINRNDSIEPAFNAYGQVTQVFPDAEMSLVCIYRPACCCAYFSEFEFVVISRNGAIMSKTLSYHQDTRLSFGDNSRLELMSGIIRSSPTENNEIQIDPCTSEELIGNQVVTITDQKVVILNTEGSWHLVMYQVNNNYVIIGWIKK
- a CDS encoding DUF4349 domain-containing protein; translation: MKINIKGKIWRITFAFLIGFAVLFVFRLIYGYTSKFKERDHEYFGSFFDDGMTKRNYASSKYGYTKSHVEVAGDVAVATEGGATHYDIDQKYEKTSEVKAKSENFGKDKKTILDTIKQYNAIIQYENNAGSKGNREWHVSIGVQPDKFDAFDHFIRKIGMVRSAEVTKVDKTNEFNKLNAKKVSLEKIRTSLLELTGRQGQIDEFINLQNRILEIESQLQDLGVQLGDFDEENEFCTVRYSLIEGRPPVPISFMHRLKVAFEWTVKFYLQFILIVVLCTFSAFFILLIFDKLKILSNVIKKLNE